The genomic stretch CGCCGTTCCGGCGGCGACCGCACTCGCCCAGGCGCCCGGGCCCCAGGCCTTCGAGCCGACGGCACCCGGCCCCGACACGCCGCGCCCCTTGCCGGGCGAGCGCATCATCGGCCGCGCCGACGCGCCGGTGGCGGTCATCGAGTACCACTCGCTGACCTGCGGCAATTGCGCGAACTTCCACACCACGATCTTCCCGCGCATCCGCACGACCTTCATCGAGCCGGGGCTGGTGCGCTTCGTGATGCGCGACTTCCCGCTCGACCGCGTGGCGCTCGAGGCGGCGGCGATGGTCCATTGCGGCGGGCCGGAGCGCTACGAGGCGCTGATCTCGACCCTCTACGCGAACAAGGAGGCCTGGGCGCATAGCCCGGATGCGCGCACCTGGCTGCGCCGCGCCGGCACGCTCGCCGGGATCCCGGCAGCGCGGATCGACGCCTGCATGACCGACCGCGGCTTCACCGACCCGATCATCCTGATGCGGCTGCAGGGCGAGCGCGAGTCGGGCGTCAACGCGACCCCGTCCTTTGTGATCAACGGGCAGCTGCATCGCGGCGTGCAGAGCTTCGAGCGCTTCTCCGCGCTGATCCGTCCGCTGCTGCCGCCCGGCACGGCGCCCCGTGGCTGAGGCTCCGGGGTTGCCTTCCGGAGCCGAGCAAGGCACGGACCGCGCCATGATCCATCGCCCCTCCCTGATCCTCGGTCTCACCTTCGTTGTCAGCACCGGGTCCGCCGCGCTCGCAGCCCCCTGTCCAGCGACCATGCCGGTCGCGGGCGACTTTTCCTCCGGCTTCGGCTTGCGCCACGGCAGGCCGCATCCCGGCGTGGACATCCGCGCGCCGGTCGGCACGCCCGTGGTGGCGCCGAGCGACGGCGTGGTGGTCTTCGCCGGCCGCTATTACGACTACGGCCTGATGATCGAAATCGAGCACGCCGACGGCTCCCGCGCGCGCTACGCCCACCTGGCACGCTTCGCGCCCGGCGTGTCGGCCGGGCGTCCGGTCGCGGCGGGCCAGGACCTCGGCGTGGTGGGGCGCACCGGCCGTACCACCGGAGCGAACCTGCATGTCGAGCTGCGCCGCGACGGGCGCGCGGAGAATCCCTGGCCCTGGCTGACCCGACAGTCCTGCATCCCCG from Roseomonas fluvialis encodes the following:
- a CDS encoding M23 family metallopeptidase: MIHRPSLILGLTFVVSTGSAALAAPCPATMPVAGDFSSGFGLRHGRPHPGVDIRAPVGTPVVAPSDGVVVFAGRYYDYGLMIEIEHADGSRARYAHLARFAPGVSAGRPVAAGQDLGVVGRTGRTTGANLHVELRRDGRAENPWPWLTRQSCIPGIEVAEAPARR
- a CDS encoding thioredoxin domain-containing protein, whose amino-acid sequence is MSHATTRRAALAVAFAVPAATALAQAPGPQAFEPTAPGPDTPRPLPGERIIGRADAPVAVIEYHSLTCGNCANFHTTIFPRIRTTFIEPGLVRFVMRDFPLDRVALEAAAMVHCGGPERYEALISTLYANKEAWAHSPDARTWLRRAGTLAGIPAARIDACMTDRGFTDPIILMRLQGERESGVNATPSFVINGQLHRGVQSFERFSALIRPLLPPGTAPRG